From Bdellovibrio sp. KM01:
TCCCATTCACGAATTGGCAAAGAATTTCCAAGATAAACAGAGTGACCCTTCATATGTTTGGAAGCCGCATAGATCATGCCTTGTTCAGACTTAGGATATTTCTCAAGCAATGACTTCATTTGTTGGGTGCGAGATTCATCTTCCATTGCGATCTGATAGTTCTCTCTGTGAACAGAGGCGAACTCCACCTGGCTGAGCAAATCCAGCGAAGGGCAATGGTCTACCGGACGACTTAAGCCCGTATAGTGATTGAATCCGACTGAAAAAACGGGAAGCTCGCGATAACGATCTTCAAGATCACGCCACAGACGAATGGTGGGAATCCCTCCAATTCGCAAAATGGAGTCACAGGTTCCAGACTTTAAAAGTTTATGAATCATCTGCTCGCCCGAGCGAATTTGCAGATCCTTTAAATCAGGATGCCCGCGAAGACTGGAAATACCTTCGGCATACACAGGAGCTTTGTACTGTTTTAAAAAATCCAAAACAGTGCCATAAGCTTTCTCTGGCAAAATCCCCACCAGCACCAAGGGTTTGTGCGTGTTAAGGAAATCCTCTAACTGCTTTAACATGCCCATCGGTAATTGACCTGGAAGTTTTGTTCTTTCCGAATTTGCTGCAACTTTGATTTGCGGAACAGGTCCATCAATCAACGGCTCTTCGAAACAAACATTCACGTGAATGGGTTTTTTCCACGATAAACTTTTGAACGACAAATGCGAATTTTCAGCATCGATGTCCAACGCCACTTCGTTGTAGTAAGAAAAAATACCGACTTGCTCAATCGTTTGCGGAGCACCGGAACCACGATAGCGCTTAGGACGATCCGCAGTGATCATAATCAAAGGTAAAGAAGAATAAGTCCCCTCAACTGCGGCTGGCAAAAGTTCTGCAACGGCAGTTCCTGAGGTGGTGAAAATTGCCACGGGACGACGGTACCCGGCAATGCGACCCAAAGCGAAGAAAGCGGCAGAACGCTCCTCAAAGAAAGAATAAACCTTCAGGTTTTTGTTTTCATCCAGGATGTGAACCAGAGGACTGTTGCGGGCTCCAGCACAAAGAATGAATTCACGAACGCCGGTGTCCACCAGCTCTTGAATAACTTTTGCCGCCAATTCCATGTTTGTCATACGTTAAGCCCCAAAATCTTTCTTACAGACAGGCGTTTTTGAAAGAGTTCCCGCCACTCTCTGGAAAATTCACTTGCCGCTACAATGCCGCAACCAGAACCAATCATAGATTCGTTCGAACTCCACTGCAAATTCCGAATCGCCACAAGACACAGAGCCTCCTCTGCGCCAAAGAACGCAAAGGGTGCTCCATAACCACGGCGGCCCTCCTGACCTGGTAAAGTCTGCATCCAACCGTAACCGGCTGCACGCGGGGCGACTCCCAATGCTGGTGTCGGATGAAGCTCCATCACCAGTTCGCGGAAATCAGGGCGTTGATTGCACTTCACCTGAAAATCAGTTTTCAAGTGAAACAGTGTTGGCAATTCCAGGATCATCGGACCCTGACTTTGCACGTCTCCCCATTGCTTTAGGCGTTGGGAGAGATCTTCAACCACCAGATGATGCTCTTGCATTTCTTTTTCATCAAGCAACAATGATTGGCGTTCCGCCTTGTCACTCTTGGGACACGTACCCGCGAGCGCCATCGTTTGCAGGAAACCCTGCTCGTAACTGAAAAGTGTTTCCGGAGTGGCTCCCAGAATGCCTTGACCCTTTTGCCAAAAACCAAAGACGTACAAAGTCTCTGGGGCCGACAACAAATTCAAAATCATTTGCGCGCGTTCCGCCGCCGTCACTGTCTGCGACGAGCGCGCAAAGATCACGGGCACTGCTTTTTGAATTTCATTTTTTGCGATCTTGCCTTGGATCACCTCAAGGTCTTTTTGGAAGTCGGACTCTGCCGGTTCACTCCACTGGGCCTTACTTAGGGGGCCTTGGGGACGCGGGTTTACGGCCAGGTAGTTTTCCAGCAGGGATTGGAGTTCTTGGGTGCTCAAAGTGTTTTGGGCAGTTCCCCACCACAGAGGGTGTGAATCCTGCTCATAGAAATCAGGGCAAAACACTGAAATCTCTGCACTATTGGCAGATTTTACAGGGCTAAAAGGACCCTCAATGAGAGTCCACTGCCCCTTATGGCGCAAGAGGGCCCCCGAGTCCAAAAAGTTTGTAATGCCTAGAGGCGATATGCTATGTTTGCGATCCACAGTGAGAGTTCGTAATATGGAAACGCAAACTATGCAAACAAGTCCCTCAACCCAAATCGTCAATGTTGGCGGGTTTAATATTGGGGGTCCCGAATTCACGGTCATCGCCGGTCCGTGCTCTATCGAAAGCCACGCTCAATTTCTTGAGACCGCTTCCGGTGTTAAAGCTTCTGGCGCACACTTGCTTCGCGGCGGTATCTGGAAAATGCGTACGTCCCCGACAGCCTTCCAAGGCTTGGGCAATTCCTCTTTCGATATCGTTAAAGATGTTTGCAAACAGCTCAATATGAGCCTGGTTTCCGAAGTCACTGACATCCGTCAAATTGAAGAAGTTTACGACATCGTGGAATGCTTCCAGGTGGGTTCTCGCTCTATGCAGAACTACGAACTTTTGAAAGAGTTGGGTCGCCAAAACAAACCGGTTCTTTTGAAACGTGGTTTGGCTGCTTATATCGAAGAATGGGTTAAAGCCTCCGAATACGTGATCAAAGCTGGTAACAACAATGTGATCCTTTGTGAACGTGGTATCCGTACTTTCGAAACAGCGACTCGCAACACTTTGGATTTGAACGCTGTGGCTTTCGCCAAGAAAAATACAAATCTTCCAGTTATCGTGGATCCTTCTCATGCAGTGGGTATTCGCGCATTGGTTCCTGATTTGGCTTACGCAGCTGCGGCTGTGGGAGCTGACGGCATCATCGTGGAAGTTCATCCTCGTCCAGCAGAAGCTCTTTCTGATGGTATGCAAGCCCTGACTTTGCAGGACTTCGAAATGATGATGAGAAAACTTGAAAGAATCCTAGTCGCTATCGATCGTCCTCTACACAAGGTGACAGCACATGCACACTGAGAATCAAAAACACTCTCCAAATCCTGAAATCATTCGCAGCATGTTCTCTAAAGTGGCGGCGAACTATGACAAAGGAAACAATGTGCTTTCCATGGGTGTTCACCACTTGTGGAGAAAAAAATTGGTTAAATATTCTGGCGCGAAATTGGGCGACAGAGTTTTGGATTGCGCAACGGGTACTGGTGATCTGGCGATCGAATTCAAACAGCAAGTGGGTTCTGCGGGTCAGGTAACAGGAACTGATTTCTGTGCCGAGATGTTGATCCCCGCTCCAGGTAAAGCAGCTCAGCGCGGTTTGGATATCAAGTTTGAACAGGCTGACGTGACTCAACTTCAGTATGCTGATGATTCATTCGATATCTCTTCCATCTCTTTTGGTATTCGCAACGTTGGCAACCCGGTGAAGGGTTTAAGCGAAATGGCGCGCGTGACTAAATCTGGTGGCACAGTGATGGTTTTGGAGTTCGGCCAAGTGAACATTCCGGTGTTCGGCGCCCTTTACAATTTCTACTCACAAAACATTCTTCCAAAAATCGGTGGCTTGGTAACTGGTCAAAAAGATGCTTACGAATATTTGCAAAAGTCTTCTGCGGCTTTCCCTTGCAAAGAAGGCTTCCTGGATTTGATGAAACAAACCGGCGCTTTCTCCCACACAGAGTACATCACTTTGACAGGTGGCATTGCGTACATCTACAAAGGCACAGTTAAGTAATCTGCTTCATGCATAACGTAAAAGTCTAAACTACTTCGGCGAAGCCGAATAGCAAGACAGCAAAGGCGTTCCACAAGGACGCCTTTTTTATTTTGTTTTCAAGGCCTCTAAAATTTGACTCCGACTTCAGTTCGTTGAACAGTAGTCAGCAAGTTGATTCGAATAAAGGAGTCCCTGATGAAATGGATGGCTTTGGTTTTGATGTTTGCAGTTGGTTCCACAGCAGTTGCCAGTGAACTTTGTCCTTCCTCTGAAGATTACGAAGCTCAAGGCTGGGTTGTGCACAATCCAGAAAACTTTGCGAAACTTGAAAAGACTTTCGATACGATGCTATCTGCCGGTCAAAAAAACGGTCAGATCATCGACGACATGAGCGGTCACATGGTAACTGGCGATCTTGATAATAAAGAAATCATGCTAGCTGTGAAGTCTTACGAAGATCTGCGCACACCAGACATGGTGATGTACGGCGACCACGCAACGTACACTCATTTGGAAACTCAAGAGCGTGTTGAGATCCGTTGGTTCAATGGGAAAAAGAATTTAGTGATCAATCCCAAGTACATCAAATGCATCACGGGACAGCCGCCAGTGGCCGAGAATGTGATCCTGTAAAAAACCTCCACCCGGGGTAGTAAGAAGGCTGAGTGATCCTCAGCCTTTTTTGATAGTTAACTCGCATCCGAATGAAAAATCGCGAGATACGATCTTTGTCATATAGAGTTCTTCCGACCTACCGAAAAGCATAGTGAAATAAACCTGCGAGGTGCACTATGTCTGACAATTTCTTTAAATGGGACCAGGAACGTCTCACAACTCACGTCGATGCGATGGATAACGAGCATAAAAAATTGATCGATATCATGAATCGCCTGTACGACCGCTATGAAGCGAAAGCGACGAAACCAGAATTGCAATCCATCGTTCGCGAATTGGCTTCCTGGACAATCACCCATTTCGAACATGAAGAAAAATTCTTTGATACTTTGGATTACTCGCAAGCTTCGGTTCATAAAAAAATTCATAAGGATTTGATCGAACGCTTGAAAAGCCATGCTGCCGAGTTTGATAAAACAGGCGTACTAACGCCTGCATTCTTCCAATTCCTGAAAACCTGGCTGACAGCCCATATTATGGGAATCGATACCAAGTATGGCGTCATTGCCGCTCAGAAGTCTGCTTAAGAAACTAAAAAGGCTGGTTCATCACCAGCCTTTTAGTTTGAATCTTTGAGGGTCACATTAAACGAGTGGAGAAATCCAGTTCATTGAATCTTTCACTGTGCCTTTTTGAATCCCCGTGATTTCGTTATAAAGCTCAGTACTCAATGGACCCGTTTCGTTGCCATTGATCATCCAGTCTTTTTCATTGTAGTGAATCACGCCAATTGGTGAGATCACTGCCGCTGTTCCAGTACCGAATGCTTCCTTCAACTCGCCTTTTTCCAGGCGTTCAATCACCTCTGTGATTGTGATACGTCTTTCGACGATCGGAAGATTTTTCTTCTTCAAAACTTGAATGATTGCATCGCGCGTCCCTCCGGACAAGATGCTGCCGTTTAAAGCTGGAGTTACGATCTCGTTATTGAAAACAAAGAACGCATTCATAGTACCGACTTCTTCGATACCCAAACGCTCCACATCCAACCACAAAACTTGAGCATAGCCCTTTTGTTTCGCTTCCAAAGCCGCTTTCAAACTGGATGCATAGTTCGCACCGGCTTTCACCGCGCCCAAGCCACCTGGAGCTGCACGCAAGTATTTTTCTTCCGTCCAGATTTTCACTGGTTTTGCGCCTTCAGAGTAATATGAACCCACTGGAGACAACAAAATAAAGAATGTCGTTTCACGAGAAGGACGAACACCAAGGAAAGCCTCCGTACCGATCAAAGTTGGACGGATGTACAAAGAAGTATTTGGACCATGAGGAATCCAACGCTCGTCAACTTTCGTCAATTCATGCAAACCTTGCATGAAAAGCTCCATAGGCGGAGCTTGGAGACACATACGCTCGGCACCCTCAACCAGGCGGTTGTAATTGAAATCAGGGCGGAAGAACACAACCTTGCCATCGTTTTGGCGAAAAGCCTTCATACCTTCGAAAAGCGCCTGACCGTAATGAAATACCGATGCCCCTGGGTCCACAGAAATAGGGCCATAGGGAACGATCGAAGCCTCATACCAACCTTTCCCTTCCGCGTACTTCGCCACAAACATGTGGTCTGTGAAGTACTGACCAAAACCAAGTTGATCAGACGGAGGAAGAGCCTTCGGGGATTTCACGAGAGTTGTAGAGATATTTGTCATGAGACTGTGGTACCTAATTTCAATCCATCGGTCAAACCGCAGTGCCCGTGAAATGCATTTGTGGCAGTTTTTTCTATGCGAGCATCACTAAGAAATAAGGGCTTGGCCCCACTAAGGGAGCCCGTCCACCCATCACATCCAATTGACGGCGGCTCATAGTGACATCTTGGCTTTGTGCTTGGGGTTCCGGTGGTTTTGGTGGTGGAATTTTCGGCTGCTCTCGAGTGGGACAACCCGATAAAACCAGAGTCGCAAAAAAAAGGAGGAGATAACGCCGTTTCATGGCTTTATTCTCCTCCCACTAAATAAGAATTTGTACTTAATTAGGGCTGTTTTTTAATAGCCCCAAAGCGCATTTTTAGTAATGCCAAGGGAACTTTGAGAAATCTCTTTCACGTTTCTCGACGAAAGCTCCACGGCCTTCGACTGCTTCTTCTGTACCGTAAGCCAGTCGAGTCGCTTCTCCTGCAAACAATTGCTGCCCCACCAGACCATCATCGATCATATTGAAACCAAACTTCAACATGCGCATTGCTGTTGGGCTTTTTGTATTCATTTCTGCAGCCCACTCTAAAGCGACCTTCTCAAGATCTTTATGCGGGATCACGGCGTTGACCATACCCATTTCAAAAGCTTCTTGTGCAGAGTAATTGCGCCCCAGGAAGAAAATTTCACGGGCACGTTTTTGACCTACCATGCGCGCAAGGTAGGCTGAACCATAACCGCTGTCGAAGCTTGCGACATCTGGATCAGTTTGTTTAAAGATCGCGTGCTCTTTACTTGCCAGCGTAAGATCGCAAACAACGTGCAAAGAGTGACCACCACCGACAGCCCAACCAGGGACTACGGCAACCACGATTTTAGGCATAAAGCGAATCAAGCGCTGAACTTCCAAAATATGCAAACGACCCAAACGAGCCAAGTCAGCTTTGCCAGAGGCTTCTTTGTCTTCGTATTTATAACCGTCTTTACCACGGATTCGTTGGTCCCCACCGGAACAGAAAGCCCAACCCGCGTCTTTCGGAGAAGGTCCATTTCCTGTGATCAAAACCACACCGACATCAGGAGTGATACGAGCATGCTCCAAAGCCATGTACAATTCATCCACAGTTTGTGGACGGAAGGCATTGCGAACTTCAGGGCGATTGAAAGCGATACGTACCGTGCCCTGATTTTTGGCACGGTGATAAGTGATATCTTTAAAATTAAAACCAGGGACTTCAGTCCACCATTCAGGTGTGAAAATATCGGAAACCATATAACCCCCAAAAGGTACGCCGTACCTTTCTGAAACGCAGTGCACCCCCAAAAGGTACGGCGTACCTTTTAGAGTTTGTCTGTTTTAGCCCAGAGGTGGTGGTCTGCCAATACTAGCCATGTCATGGCCTCCAGCACTGGGATTGCGCGGGTGACGATGCAAGGGTCGTGGCGGCCTTTTTTTGCCACATCCAAAATAGAGCTGGTGGGTTTAAAGGAAACTCGCAATAAAATGTCATCGCCCGTGGAAATACCACCGCGAATTCCTCCGTAAACGTCCTGAGAGCCCTGATGGAACTTTGTTCCCTGAACCTCGGCTGAATCGAAACCCAAACCCAACTCAAATCCGTTCGCAGCCCCTACGCTCATGAAAGCCATGGCCAGGTCCGATTTCAATTTATGAAATACGGGCTGACCTAGGTGCGCCGGCGGAGCCTGAATCAAAATTTCTGCGATACCACCATAGCTGTCGCCGTTTTCCTGCGCTTTCTTTAAAAGCTCTGCGACCTTTTGATCGTCTTTAGAGGGGAAACGCGCTTGATAGGAATCGACATCGACATTGGCCACATTTTTACGATCAGCTTCTGGCAATTGCATGGGACCAATCTGTGAAGCATAGCCAATGACCTTGGTGCGAGCACTGACTTCGTTCAACAACATTTTCGCAACCGCACCGGCCATCACCCGAGACACCGTTTCGCGTCCTGAAGAACGCCCCCCACCTCTGTGATCACTGTGACCAAATTTATTCTTCCAAACATCATCAGCGTGACCTGCACGTGGAGAGCTTTGAATTTTTGAATAATCCTGAGAACGCGCATCTTGATTTCTTACGATGATCGCGATTGGAGTCCCCAAAGTTTTTCCGTCAAAGACACCACTTAAAACTTCCGGAACATCGGTTTCCTGGCGGCCAGAAACAATTTGTCCCGATCCATGGTGCCCCGGTCGACGTCTTTCCAATTCACGAGTCAGAAGACTCGCATCGAATTGAACTCCCGCAGGACAGCCATCAATTAAAACACCCAGAGCTGTTCCGTGACTTTCACCAAAAGATGACATTGTAAAGCGAGATCCAAATTGATTTGCTGAACTCATGCTTTTTCCTCACACTCTTTCCAGAAAACTCGCTGTAGCTGAGCCTGGGCAATAAACATCTTCAAACCGGATTCATAGTTGGCGCCACACAACTGCGCGTACTCTCTGCCCACTGAATCTTCTTTGTAATTCAAATCAAAAACCATGGCTGGCTTCCATTCCGCTGGGGGCATATAAGTCTCGTCCACTCGCGGTGCCGCCCATACAATGACTTTAGGAACAAAGTCAGCTGAAGCTTTAGAACCATCACGGGGCTCACCCGTGCGAGCAGAATAATAAGAGGCATGAGGCAGAACTTTTTCAATCATCGGCAATGTGCCACCGCCGCCCCAGACGACAATCTCTTTTTGCAAAGGCGCGAGCATGCCCACACCTTCGATCAACTCGACAAAGCCAGCTTCATCCGTTGATGCTCCCTGCCACTTCCCTTGTTTTTTATTATAATACAACGTGTTCACAGCGCTAAGGGTTGAATGCTGACACCATTTCGCTGCGGGCTCTTTGTGCGGAGCTGTGACGGCAGCATATTGCAGCCCCATTTCCTGCAATACGGGCATCGCCTGATCCCACTCATCACGGGCAATGCGAATTGCAAAAACCGGAATATTTCTTTCAAAGAAAAAATCAGAATGTTCAACCGGAGTAAAACTGTGGACCACCGGATCACCCAGGACCGCCGCAAAATTCGCTGGTTTTGCAGATGTCATCATCCACTGAAACAAGCTGGGTTGATCGCCGGCACTGCCTTCGCCTTCACGCCAAAAGTTAATCAGTTGTTGGCCTTTTTGGCGAAGTCGGTACCACGTCCAACGACCGTCCGTTGAGCGCGGAATAAAGCTGCGTGCTTCATCCTGTTCTTGTTGCCAGTGATGTAAGCGTGACAGATCTTTGAAACTTTCAATCAGTGGAGCAAATTTTAAATGCGCAACTTCCGATTCCAATTTCTGCAAATCCAGATAATGCGCGCTCTCATGGGCCGACAGAATGATTTTTTCTTTCGGGAGATTTTCTAAGACATCAGTCGGTGCGCCCAGCTCCAGGGGCCAATCAATCCAAGTCGCTTTATTCAAAATGAACTGGGCATTATCAGATTTCCACCAACCGGCGCGGTCTTTGGCAGCACGGAATGAAAAGATAAATTTATCCTGAGGAAACTCACCGATGAAGTGCAGGATGTTTTCCTCACTTAGAAAATCATCCCGCAGTTCAAAGTACTCAACGCCACGACCCGCATAACGTTCTTTGAACATAGGCAGGCGATGGGGTTTTTCAAAAATGGACGCAAGAACCGTCACTCCCCCGCCGATGTTTTGTAATTGATGAGAAAGAATTCGACGTTCCAGATTTAAAACCTGGTGATGATGTTCAAATACGCCTTCTGGCATTAAGTACACTTCGTCGGCCACCGCTTGATAGCGAACTTCACGGGGACTTGCTCGTTTGATGAATTCCTGTAACGGAGTCATGTCGGGATTCAAACGCGGACGATTTAAAAAGATGCGCCCATCCAAATCTGTTTGCCTTTTGACCCACAGTACATGCAGGTCATTGGGAATGATGCTGACATCGAAACCCGCTCCTAAAACCAGAAAGATGTCTTTATAAGGTTTTTGCAAAACCTCCAGGAACATCTGTCTTTCCATTTCACGGAAATAGGCCTCCCCATGCTCCATGAAAAGTTCTCGGATAGTTTTACCGATGCGTTTTTCGATCTCATCATCCAGATCCAAGTAAGCGACATTCGGATTTTGCATGGTTAAGCTCATGCGCTTGATCAATTCTGTTTTGCCGGTGCCACGATGTCCGATGATTAATGTAATCATGGCTTAATCCCGATCATGTCCCAGAATTCCGGAAAACTTTTATTGATAGCTTCGGGATGTTGAATTTTTATTTCATGTCCCATCAACTTCATCAAGACCGCAGCCATCACCATGCGATGATCTTCGTCAGGATTAAAGACGATGCCTTTTTTCAAAGTTTGGCTGGGATTCCCATGAATGACCATGCCATCCTCCAGGACTTCGTGTTGAATTCCCAAAAGATTGAAAAGATCTGCCACCTTGGCGATACGATTGGATTCTTTCGCGACCAAGTGAGGTGCTCCATGCAATTTTGAAACGCCTTCTGCAAAACTGCAGACGACCGCTAGCACCGGGAACAGGTCCGGGCATTGAAACAGATTCCATTCCACAGCACGCAAGTGCTTGGGTTTACTAATCGTCAGAGTTCTGCCGTCCAGCTGAACTCCGACGCCCATTTTTTTAAAGATATCGACGAAAACTTTATCGGGCTGCTCTGTCACTTCCGGAAAATTTTCAATGACTGACGTCCCAGCCAAGGCGCCTGCTGAAGCCATGGTAAACATCGAGCTCATGTCAGCTTCGACTTCGTAAGCCAGTTTTTCCAGACGTTGTTCTGCAGGAACCAAAAATCCTGTGGGAGTTTGCTTGATGCGCAAACCCATTTTTTTAAGCATTTCCAGTGTCAGCAGAAAATAGCTTTCAGAAACTTTGCTGCCGACCAATTCAAAATCCAGATCAAAACTTAAAAGCCAGGAATTAAGAATCAAGGCAGAGGCGTATTGGGAAGACTCGGTCGTGTCGACTTTAATCGGCACGCCTCTGAACTTCTTCCAGCCTTCACTGACGATATGCATTTCATTTTTTTTGATTTGCGCCTGAACTCCCAGCTGACGAAGAAGATCAATCAAACCTTTTTGAGGACGGGACATCAAACGCGGGCTGCCTTTCAGAACATGCACGCCACGAATGCGCGAGGCTCTTAAGGCCATAAAACGAAACGTGGTTCCACCCTCTCCACAATCAATGCGACTGCTTGCTTTCAGCCCCTTAAGGCCTTCTCGCATAAAGCGCACATCATCACATCCCGCAAAACCGTGCAGATCCAAAACTGGAAAATAGCTTTGGACAATCAATGCACGATTGAAAACAGATTTGGATCCCGGGATGCTTCCTTGAAAGTGGAACTTAGCCATGAAGCTCCTCTTCGCGCTGGCGACAGATCTCGATTAAAAGATCATCGACACTGACTTCTTGGATAACGGTCTTGCCAGGTTTTTGTAAGAACACAAAACGCAACGTGGCCGCTTTGGTTTTCTTTTTATCATTTAAAAGCAAACGACGATATTCTTTAAGGTCATTGCTTTTAATGGAAATCATATCATCACGCAGTGGTGATAACAGGAATCCCATAATCGGCTCTGAATAAATTTTCTCAGCCTCTGCGGGTTTCATGATTTTCTTTTGCACACTAAAGCGCACGGCAAAATCCAAACCATAGTTAATAGCGATT
This genomic window contains:
- the menD gene encoding 2-succinyl-5-enolpyruvyl-6-hydroxy-3-cyclohexene-1-carboxylic-acid synthase is translated as MTNMELAAKVIQELVDTGVREFILCAGARNSPLVHILDENKNLKVYSFFEERSAAFFALGRIAGYRRPVAIFTTSGTAVAELLPAAVEGTYSSLPLIMITADRPKRYRGSGAPQTIEQVGIFSYYNEVALDIDAENSHLSFKSLSWKKPIHVNVCFEEPLIDGPVPQIKVAANSERTKLPGQLPMGMLKQLEDFLNTHKPLVLVGILPEKAYGTVLDFLKQYKAPVYAEGISSLRGHPDLKDLQIRSGEQMIHKLLKSGTCDSILRIGGIPTIRLWRDLEDRYRELPVFSVGFNHYTGLSRPVDHCPSLDLLSQVEFASVHRENYQIAMEDESRTQQMKSLLEKYPKSEQGMIYAASKHMKGHSVYLGNSLPIREWDSCADLDSSPLRVAANRGANGIDGQISTFLGWAHTDTQNWCLVGDLTAMYDLSALWATSQLEAQKLRVVVINNGGGQIFSRMFKKEIFLNKHEISFESWAKMWNWSYQKWHTVPTSLELDNLQVIEMVPDWNETQQFWKEIETLWKE
- a CDS encoding shikimate kinase, with the protein product MITLIIGHRGTGKTELIKRMSLTMQNPNVAYLDLDDEIEKRIGKTIRELFMEHGEAYFREMERQMFLEVLQKPYKDIFLVLGAGFDVSIIPNDLHVLWVKRQTDLDGRIFLNRPRLNPDMTPLQEFIKRASPREVRYQAVADEVYLMPEGVFEHHHQVLNLERRILSHQLQNIGGGVTVLASIFEKPHRLPMFKERYAGRGVEYFELRDDFLSEENILHFIGEFPQDKFIFSFRAAKDRAGWWKSDNAQFILNKATWIDWPLELGAPTDVLENLPKEKIILSAHESAHYLDLQKLESEVAHLKFAPLIESFKDLSRLHHWQQEQDEARSFIPRSTDGRWTWYRLRQKGQQLINFWREGEGSAGDQPSLFQWMMTSAKPANFAAVLGDPVVHSFTPVEHSDFFFERNIPVFAIRIARDEWDQAMPVLQEMGLQYAAVTAPHKEPAAKWCQHSTLSAVNTLYYNKKQGKWQGASTDEAGFVELIEGVGMLAPLQKEIVVWGGGGTLPMIEKVLPHASYYSARTGEPRDGSKASADFVPKVIVWAAPRVDETYMPPAEWKPAMVFDLNYKEDSVGREYAQLCGANYESGLKMFIAQAQLQRVFWKECEEKA
- a CDS encoding branched-chain amino acid aminotransferase is translated as MTNISTTLVKSPKALPPSDQLGFGQYFTDHMFVAKYAEGKGWYEASIVPYGPISVDPGASVFHYGQALFEGMKAFRQNDGKVVFFRPDFNYNRLVEGAERMCLQAPPMELFMQGLHELTKVDERWIPHGPNTSLYIRPTLIGTEAFLGVRPSRETTFFILLSPVGSYYSEGAKPVKIWTEEKYLRAAPGGLGAVKAGANYASSLKAALEAKQKGYAQVLWLDVERLGIEEVGTMNAFFVFNNEIVTPALNGSILSGGTRDAIIQVLKKKNLPIVERRITITEVIERLEKGELKEAFGTGTAAVISPIGVIHYNEKDWMINGNETGPLSTELYNEITGIQKGTVKDSMNWISPLV
- a CDS encoding chorismate-binding protein is translated as MFCPDFYEQDSHPLWWGTAQNTLSTQELQSLLENYLAVNPRPQGPLSKAQWSEPAESDFQKDLEVIQGKIAKNEIQKAVPVIFARSSQTVTAAERAQMILNLLSAPETLYVFGFWQKGQGILGATPETLFSYEQGFLQTMALAGTCPKSDKAERQSLLLDEKEMQEHHLVVEDLSQRLKQWGDVQSQGPMILELPTLFHLKTDFQVKCNQRPDFRELVMELHPTPALGVAPRAAGYGWMQTLPGQEGRRGYGAPFAFFGAEEALCLVAIRNLQWSSNESMIGSGCGIVAASEFSREWRELFQKRLSVRKILGLNV
- the ubiE gene encoding bifunctional demethylmenaquinone methyltransferase/2-methoxy-6-polyprenyl-1,4-benzoquinol methylase UbiE, whose translation is MHTENQKHSPNPEIIRSMFSKVAANYDKGNNVLSMGVHHLWRKKLVKYSGAKLGDRVLDCATGTGDLAIEFKQQVGSAGQVTGTDFCAEMLIPAPGKAAQRGLDIKFEQADVTQLQYADDSFDISSISFGIRNVGNPVKGLSEMARVTKSGGTVMVLEFGQVNIPVFGALYNFYSQNILPKIGGLVTGQKDAYEYLQKSSAAFPCKEGFLDLMKQTGAFSHTEYITLTGGIAYIYKGTVK
- a CDS encoding lipoprotein — protein: MKRRYLLLFFATLVLSGCPTREQPKIPPPKPPEPQAQSQDVTMSRRQLDVMGGRAPLVGPSPYFLVMLA
- a CDS encoding 1,4-dihydroxy-2-naphthoyl-CoA synthase, which translates into the protein MVSDIFTPEWWTEVPGFNFKDITYHRAKNQGTVRIAFNRPEVRNAFRPQTVDELYMALEHARITPDVGVVLITGNGPSPKDAGWAFCSGGDQRIRGKDGYKYEDKEASGKADLARLGRLHILEVQRLIRFMPKIVVAVVPGWAVGGGHSLHVVCDLTLASKEHAIFKQTDPDVASFDSGYGSAYLARMVGQKRAREIFFLGRNYSAQEAFEMGMVNAVIPHKDLEKVALEWAAEMNTKSPTAMRMLKFGFNMIDDGLVGQQLFAGEATRLAYGTEEAVEGRGAFVEKRERDFSKFPWHY
- the aroC gene encoding chorismate synthase produces the protein MSSANQFGSRFTMSSFGESHGTALGVLIDGCPAGVQFDASLLTRELERRRPGHHGSGQIVSGRQETDVPEVLSGVFDGKTLGTPIAIIVRNQDARSQDYSKIQSSPRAGHADDVWKNKFGHSDHRGGGRSSGRETVSRVMAGAVAKMLLNEVSARTKVIGYASQIGPMQLPEADRKNVANVDVDSYQARFPSKDDQKVAELLKKAQENGDSYGGIAEILIQAPPAHLGQPVFHKLKSDLAMAFMSVGAANGFELGLGFDSAEVQGTKFHQGSQDVYGGIRGGISTGDDILLRVSFKPTSSILDVAKKGRHDPCIVTRAIPVLEAMTWLVLADHHLWAKTDKL
- a CDS encoding bacteriohemerythrin; its protein translation is MSDNFFKWDQERLTTHVDAMDNEHKKLIDIMNRLYDRYEAKATKPELQSIVRELASWTITHFEHEEKFFDTLDYSQASVHKKIHKDLIERLKSHAAEFDKTGVLTPAFFQFLKTWLTAHIMGIDTKYGVIAAQKSA
- the aroF gene encoding 3-deoxy-7-phosphoheptulonate synthase, encoding METQTMQTSPSTQIVNVGGFNIGGPEFTVIAGPCSIESHAQFLETASGVKASGAHLLRGGIWKMRTSPTAFQGLGNSSFDIVKDVCKQLNMSLVSEVTDIRQIEEVYDIVECFQVGSRSMQNYELLKELGRQNKPVLLKRGLAAYIEEWVKASEYVIKAGNNNVILCERGIRTFETATRNTLDLNAVAFAKKNTNLPVIVDPSHAVGIRALVPDLAYAAAAVGADGIIVEVHPRPAEALSDGMQALTLQDFEMMMRKLERILVAIDRPLHKVTAHAH